From Leopardus geoffroyi isolate Oge1 chromosome B4, O.geoffroyi_Oge1_pat1.0, whole genome shotgun sequence, a single genomic window includes:
- the OLR1 gene encoding oxidized low-density lipoprotein receptor 1 isoform X2, protein MIFDDLKSTTMKDQPDQKPNGEKAKVSQVSGLLKQHQANLTHQEIILEGQILAQQQAEKASQESEKELKEMIKNLTQKLDEKSKKQMELHHQNLNLQEALRKAENFSAPCPQDWLWHEANCYLYSSGPFNWEKSQNHCLSLDAHMLKINSTVDLEFIQRASAHSSFPFWMGLSLRKPSSSWLWEDGSPLMPHLFRFQGSLSQRYPSGTCAYIQRGAVFADNCILTAFTICQKKANLVRAQ, encoded by the exons atgatttttgaTGACCTTAAGAGTACGACTATGAAAGACCAACCCGACCAGAAGCCAAATGGAGAGAAAGCTAAAG TATCACAGGTGTCTGGTCTCCTAAAGCAACATCAAGCAAACCTTACCCACCAGGAAATTATACTGGAGGGACAGATTTTAGCACAGCAGCAAGCAGAAAAAGCTTCCCAGGAGTCAGAAAAGGAACTCAAGGAGATGATAAAAAACCTTACCCAGAAGCTggatgaaaaatcaaagaaacagatGGAACTTCATCACCAGAACCTGAATCTCCAAGAAGCTCTGAGGAAAGCAGAAAACTTTTCAG CTCCTTGTCCCCAAGACTGGCTCTGGCATGAAGCAAACTGTTACCTATACTCCTCTGGCCCATTTAATTGGGAAAAAAGCCAGAACCATTGCTTGTCTTTGGATGCCCACATGCTGAAAATTAACAGCACAGTTGATCTG GAATTCATCCAGCGAGCAAGCGCCCATTCCAGTTTCCCGTTCTGGATGGGGTTGTCTCTGAGGAAGCCGAGCAGCTCATGGCTCTGGGAGGACGGCTCTCCTTTGATGCCCCACTT GTTTCGATTCCAGGGATCTCTTTCCCAGAGGTATCCTTCAGGCACTTGTGCCTATATACAAAGGGGAGCTGTTTTTGCTGACAACTGCATTTTAACTGCGTTTACTATATGTCAGAAGAAGGCGAATCTCGTCAGAGCACAGTGA
- the OLR1 gene encoding oxidized low-density lipoprotein receptor 1 isoform X1, whose product MIFDDLKSTTMKDQPDQKPNGEKAKGLYFLSSRWWCPAAVLLGVLCLGLLVTLIILIMQVSQVSGLLKQHQANLTHQEIILEGQILAQQQAEKASQESEKELKEMIKNLTQKLDEKSKKQMELHHQNLNLQEALRKAENFSAPCPQDWLWHEANCYLYSSGPFNWEKSQNHCLSLDAHMLKINSTVDLEFIQRASAHSSFPFWMGLSLRKPSSSWLWEDGSPLMPHLFRFQGSLSQRYPSGTCAYIQRGAVFADNCILTAFTICQKKANLVRAQ is encoded by the exons atgatttttgaTGACCTTAAGAGTACGACTATGAAAGACCAACCCGACCAGAAGCCAAATGGAGAGAAAGCTAAAG gtctttattttctttcttctcggTGGTGGTGCCCTGCCGCTGTGCTTCTAGGGGTCCTTTGCTTGGGATTACTGGTGACTCTTATCATACTGATAATGCAAG TATCACAGGTGTCTGGTCTCCTAAAGCAACATCAAGCAAACCTTACCCACCAGGAAATTATACTGGAGGGACAGATTTTAGCACAGCAGCAAGCAGAAAAAGCTTCCCAGGAGTCAGAAAAGGAACTCAAGGAGATGATAAAAAACCTTACCCAGAAGCTggatgaaaaatcaaagaaacagatGGAACTTCATCACCAGAACCTGAATCTCCAAGAAGCTCTGAGGAAAGCAGAAAACTTTTCAG CTCCTTGTCCCCAAGACTGGCTCTGGCATGAAGCAAACTGTTACCTATACTCCTCTGGCCCATTTAATTGGGAAAAAAGCCAGAACCATTGCTTGTCTTTGGATGCCCACATGCTGAAAATTAACAGCACAGTTGATCTG GAATTCATCCAGCGAGCAAGCGCCCATTCCAGTTTCCCGTTCTGGATGGGGTTGTCTCTGAGGAAGCCGAGCAGCTCATGGCTCTGGGAGGACGGCTCTCCTTTGATGCCCCACTT GTTTCGATTCCAGGGATCTCTTTCCCAGAGGTATCCTTCAGGCACTTGTGCCTATATACAAAGGGGAGCTGTTTTTGCTGACAACTGCATTTTAACTGCGTTTACTATATGTCAGAAGAAGGCGAATCTCGTCAGAGCACAGTGA